The following are encoded together in the Victivallis lenta genome:
- a CDS encoding glycosyltransferase family 2 protein, translated as MDASTGCLSVVMPAYNEEQTIDEIIHRVLARTEVGELLIINDASTDKTWENLQKFADNPRIRLFNQEVNQGKGAALIRGFREAARPFVIVQDADFEYTPEDYPAVLAPLLAGKADAVYGSRFMGTPGQVRFFRHEMGNKFLTFLSNWFSDIHLSDMETCYKAFRREVIQNLKLESCRFGIEVELTAKLARSRRLRIWEVPISYNPRRFDEGKKIGWKDGVAALCHIVRFNLFSSDEASFVRPWDEVLGNNR; from the coding sequence ATGGACGCTTCAACCGGATGCCTTTCCGTCGTGATGCCCGCCTACAACGAAGAGCAGACCATCGATGAAATCATCCACCGGGTGCTGGCGCGTACCGAAGTCGGCGAACTCCTGATCATCAACGATGCTTCGACCGACAAAACCTGGGAAAATCTGCAGAAATTCGCAGATAACCCGCGAATCCGCCTGTTCAACCAGGAGGTCAATCAAGGCAAAGGCGCGGCGCTGATCCGCGGCTTCCGGGAGGCGGCCCGACCGTTCGTCATCGTTCAGGACGCGGATTTCGAGTACACGCCGGAGGATTATCCGGCGGTGCTGGCCCCGCTGCTGGCCGGCAAGGCGGATGCAGTCTACGGATCGCGTTTCATGGGAACCCCCGGGCAGGTCCGCTTTTTCCGGCACGAAATGGGCAATAAATTCCTGACCTTTCTGTCGAACTGGTTCTCGGATATCCATCTCTCGGACATGGAGACCTGCTACAAAGCGTTCCGGCGCGAGGTCATCCAGAATCTGAAGCTCGAATCCTGCCGGTTCGGCATCGAAGTGGAACTGACCGCGAAGCTCGCCCGGTCGCGGCGGCTGCGTATCTGGGAGGTGCCGATCTCCTACAATCCGCGCCGTTTCGACGAAGGCAAGAAAATCGGCTGGAAGGATGGCGTGGCGGCGCTCTGCCACATCGTGCGGTTCAACCTGTTCAGCAGCGACGAGGCCAGTTTCGTCCGCCCGTGGGACGAAGTGCTCGGAAACAACCGATAA
- a CDS encoding adenylate/guanylate cyclase domain-containing protein, protein MRHVKREEELLQKIARLEQQLSEERERNTALERTLAAEREAALDQRFAIVENNLKLLELKESLESEQEKSAKLLRNILPERVIGELQTVGSSKPELFEHVTVLFSDIVDFTGGSARLAPEEVLFELSDIFTGFDHIFANHGCERIKTIGDAYLCVSGLPEAAPGHCGNILGGACEAIGFLRERNRNHPHEWRMRFGVHTGRVVGGIVGIEKYIYDIFGDTVNTAARMEQLSEPMCINVSEEVRKAAPPNCCFLERPPCEVKGKGVMRMYFLDQTRTQW, encoded by the coding sequence GTGAGACACGTGAAGCGGGAAGAGGAGCTGCTGCAGAAAATCGCCCGCCTCGAGCAGCAGCTGTCAGAAGAAAGGGAGCGAAACACCGCTCTAGAACGAACGCTGGCCGCCGAGCGCGAGGCGGCGCTCGACCAGCGCTTCGCCATAGTCGAAAACAATTTGAAGCTGCTTGAACTCAAGGAGTCGCTGGAGAGCGAGCAGGAAAAATCCGCGAAGCTGCTGCGCAATATCCTGCCGGAACGGGTCATCGGTGAACTGCAAACCGTCGGGAGCAGCAAACCCGAGTTGTTCGAGCACGTCACGGTGCTCTTTTCCGACATCGTTGACTTCACGGGCGGAAGTGCGAGACTCGCCCCGGAAGAGGTGCTGTTCGAATTGTCCGATATTTTCACAGGTTTCGACCACATTTTTGCGAATCACGGCTGCGAGCGGATCAAAACCATCGGAGACGCCTATCTCTGCGTCTCCGGCCTGCCGGAAGCCGCTCCCGGGCATTGCGGCAACATTCTCGGGGGAGCCTGCGAAGCGATCGGATTCCTCCGGGAGCGCAACCGGAATCATCCCCATGAGTGGCGCATGCGGTTCGGCGTGCATACCGGCCGCGTCGTCGGCGGCATTGTCGGCATTGAAAAATATATCTACGACATCTTCGGCGACACGGTCAACACCGCGGCGCGAATGGAACAGTTATCGGAGCCGATGTGCATCAATGTCTCCGAAGAGGTCCGCAAAGCGGCACCGCCGAACTGCTGTTTTCTCGAGCGGCCCCCCTGTGAAGTCAAGGGAAAAGGCGTCATGCGGATGTATTTTCTCGACCAGACCCGTACTCAGTGGTAA
- a CDS encoding helix-turn-helix domain-containing protein translates to MDLVNVAHKIRQLRQQQQLTIDQLAARSGLSKGYISRLENFRTGASLRALNLVAAALGVDMIELFRRENASPEYVFGHLNEGEQIDRNQGLEYGIHYFALAFEKTDRTMNPFFIEYRPCDKKRELLQHDSQEFFIVLEGELDYAVGSPENARRMKKGDTIYLDARLPHGANIAPGCDYAAAIVIYH, encoded by the coding sequence ATGGATCTCGTCAATGTCGCGCATAAAATCCGCCAGCTGAGACAACAGCAGCAGCTGACCATCGACCAGCTTGCCGCCCGGAGCGGACTTTCCAAAGGGTATATTTCACGGCTTGAAAATTTCCGGACCGGCGCTTCGCTGCGGGCGCTGAATCTGGTGGCGGCCGCGCTCGGCGTGGATATGATCGAGCTGTTCCGACGCGAAAACGCAAGCCCCGAATATGTGTTCGGCCATCTGAACGAAGGGGAGCAGATCGACCGGAATCAGGGACTCGAATACGGTATCCATTATTTCGCCCTGGCATTCGAAAAAACCGACCGGACCATGAATCCGTTTTTCATCGAATACCGCCCGTGCGACAAAAAACGGGAACTGCTGCAGCACGACAGCCAGGAGTTTTTCATCGTGCTGGAAGGGGAGCTCGATTATGCGGTCGGCAGCCCCGAGAACGCGCGCCGCATGAAAAAGGGCGATACGATCTATCTCGATGCACGGCTGCCGCACGGTGCGAATATCGCGCCCGGCTGCGATTACGCCGCGGCTATCGTGATTTACCACTGA